The Rhodoferax sediminis genome has a segment encoding these proteins:
- a CDS encoding PilC/PilY family type IV pilus protein yields MKATHFLKWAALAALALACLGARADDIDIYSGAAANGPNPNVIIILDTDASNDASYNNTCSYGVIGATTQGFDATRCALYTALDTISKTPSLVGKLNIGLMGFGSGNNKIGLWLNPNPYPSSLPVMDGPGIAAAENTIATNTLATLKSGGAFAASAFQESWAFYTGNTGLSTHTYSDHINQVCQKSFIIYIGSVSTNSSTPSSGTDSGVTELNSAITTTNTATGGTIPLVTSSINSNGNPNFGPNTKYDSSSWMDEWSRFLSRNDLSGSSSGSQNIVTYTIAANFGGKQFNADYDQTLTSTAFYGGGKKFVVTDAQSMVNALLQIFNEVQAVNSVFASASLPVSASAQGTYLNQVFMGSFRPDPTGAPRWRGNLKQYQFGVDATNPASPQIFLADATGKAALSAAGTGFISSTAVSFWTGKDTSKSPDAAPPTGTNGFWVNNPESTGGAFDSPDGEVVEKGGVGQQIRLANLKDNYTTNPTGPRNVYTCLGSSCASGADLSTTPAGYPFSFSTSNSSITAAILGTNGPAMGITSITRSSSTATVTLSQAPSPALAAGQSVTIAGSKYPEFNGTFSITPLTTTTFTYPITIDPPSPSSGVYSASVPSHPIAISLTRSGTTVTATSSAAHGYVTGQTVTIAGATGSRYNGSYVVTTTGTNTFTYTITDGPATPDGGGTAKVGSTSYTIPAGSIARSPSNASNVSNVTVTLGSTITFSAGNTVTISGAGTGGVSAYNGSWTITNTGTSCPGGTKSGNQPTSFCFNINSTPASPDSSSTITADGGTSPLAITGLSYTAGTCSANSTALVTATTSLAPNFSAGSVVSIGGTVAASESAYVGSFNVVSVKTSAPYNFTYNIQTSPGNATNCTDSSSGMTASAQGVAKDALINWVRGSDNVGDEPSPGGGITIRPSVHGDVLHSRPAVINYGGSTGVVVFYGANDGMFRAINGNQPPATNTSPAPMGSCVLPGNSTCAIGGTPPGGELWSFVPSEFYPKLQRLYNNSPVVKLATTPAGLVPTPQPKDYFFDGTPGVYQNQATGKAYIFLSARRGGQLLYALDVSDPTKPKFMWKHTNADPGFSELGQTWSQPKVALIKGNANPVLIFGAGYDPNEDAESPNTDTMGRGIFILDAVTGQLLWRAGPGGSSNTCNVNPCQLQSMTYAMPADITLVDRNFDGYIDRLYAADVGGNIWRVDLEPVSGSTDLGDARVTLLAALGGTGTTKRKMFFPPDVVLTKNYDAVVASTGDREHPLYIQQAQSIVNRFYMIKDTNVGMSAAGWTTVHDDTSSTANAQPPMLFNATSTPYNQTLSGFYITLLGAGEKGVNAPQAFAGTVYFGTNTPTAPSTTSCQGNLGTALAYAVNLFSGQSSSVKFAGGGLAPSPVFGVVTVNVDGKPRQLPFMIGSGAGSNAADQQSSLGATKPVIPVNVKKKRTYWYRDIDR; encoded by the coding sequence ATGAAAGCCACGCATTTTTTGAAATGGGCCGCATTGGCGGCGCTCGCCCTGGCGTGCCTGGGCGCGCGCGCCGACGACATCGATATCTACAGCGGTGCTGCAGCCAACGGTCCCAACCCCAACGTCATCATCATCCTCGATACGGACGCCTCCAATGATGCGAGCTATAACAACACATGTTCGTATGGAGTCATCGGAGCGACCACTCAAGGCTTCGATGCGACACGGTGTGCGCTTTACACGGCACTCGATACCATCAGCAAGACTCCGTCGCTGGTCGGCAAGCTGAATATTGGGCTCATGGGTTTCGGTTCGGGCAATAACAAGATTGGTCTTTGGCTGAACCCCAACCCCTATCCGTCCAGCCTGCCCGTCATGGATGGCCCGGGTATTGCAGCTGCGGAAAACACGATTGCCACTAACACGCTGGCAACCCTCAAGTCGGGCGGTGCTTTTGCCGCCTCTGCATTTCAGGAATCATGGGCGTTTTATACCGGCAACACGGGGCTTTCGACTCATACCTACTCCGACCATATCAATCAGGTCTGCCAAAAAAGCTTCATCATCTACATCGGCTCGGTTTCCACGAATTCATCCACGCCCTCTAGCGGCACTGATTCCGGGGTCACTGAATTAAATTCCGCAATCACCACCACAAATACCGCAACAGGCGGCACTATTCCGCTGGTCACATCAAGCATCAATTCAAATGGCAACCCAAACTTCGGCCCAAATACAAAGTATGACTCGAGCTCATGGATGGATGAATGGTCCAGATTTTTGAGTCGAAACGATCTTTCGGGGTCGTCGAGTGGCTCGCAGAATATTGTCACCTACACGATCGCGGCAAATTTCGGCGGCAAGCAGTTCAATGCCGACTACGATCAAACCCTCACGAGTACCGCCTTCTATGGAGGAGGTAAAAAATTTGTAGTGACGGATGCCCAATCGATGGTCAATGCCCTGCTGCAGATCTTCAACGAGGTGCAGGCCGTCAACAGCGTCTTCGCTTCGGCCAGCCTGCCGGTCAGCGCGAGTGCCCAGGGCACCTACCTCAATCAGGTGTTCATGGGCAGTTTCCGGCCCGACCCGACCGGTGCTCCGCGCTGGCGGGGAAACCTGAAGCAATACCAGTTCGGCGTCGACGCGACAAACCCCGCGTCGCCGCAGATCTTCCTGGCCGACGCGACGGGCAAAGCCGCCCTAAGTGCGGCGGGCACCGGCTTCATCAGCTCCACGGCCGTCAGCTTCTGGACCGGCAAGGACACGAGCAAGTCGCCAGATGCCGCTCCACCCACGGGCACCAATGGGTTCTGGGTCAACAATCCCGAAAGCACAGGGGGTGCCTTCGACTCACCGGACGGCGAAGTGGTAGAAAAAGGCGGCGTGGGCCAGCAGATCAGGCTGGCGAACCTGAAGGACAACTACACGACAAATCCGACGGGGCCGCGCAATGTCTACACCTGTCTTGGATCAAGCTGCGCGAGCGGCGCCGACTTGTCGACGACGCCTGCCGGCTACCCCTTTAGCTTCAGCACAAGCAATTCGAGTATCACGGCGGCCATCCTCGGAACGAACGGTCCGGCGATGGGCATCACATCGATCACGCGCAGCAGCAGCACCGCGACCGTCACACTCTCTCAAGCGCCCAGCCCGGCACTGGCTGCAGGACAGTCCGTGACGATCGCAGGATCGAAATACCCAGAGTTCAACGGGACCTTCTCCATCACCCCGTTGACCACGACGACCTTCACTTATCCCATCACGATAGACCCACCTAGTCCGTCGTCTGGCGTCTATAGCGCCAGTGTGCCCTCCCACCCGATCGCCATATCGCTGACACGATCCGGCACGACCGTTACCGCGACGTCCTCGGCTGCCCATGGCTATGTGACAGGACAAACGGTCACAATCGCAGGGGCGACTGGTTCAAGATACAACGGCAGCTACGTGGTGACAACGACAGGCACCAATACCTTCACGTACACCATTACCGATGGCCCTGCCACGCCGGACGGAGGCGGTACGGCCAAGGTCGGTTCCACTTCATACACTATTCCTGCTGGCAGCATCGCGCGCAGCCCGAGCAACGCGAGCAATGTTTCCAACGTGACGGTAACGCTCGGCTCAACCATCACGTTCAGCGCAGGGAACACTGTCACCATCAGCGGTGCAGGCACGGGCGGCGTCAGCGCCTACAACGGCAGCTGGACGATCACCAACACGGGGACGAGTTGCCCCGGGGGAACCAAGTCAGGGAACCAGCCCACCAGCTTCTGCTTCAATATCAACAGCACCCCGGCGTCGCCAGACTCAAGCTCCACAATCACCGCGGATGGTGGAACCAGCCCCCTCGCCATCACGGGGCTCTCGTACACCGCTGGCACCTGTTCTGCAAATTCCACGGCTCTCGTCACCGCAACGACTTCTTTGGCGCCCAATTTTTCGGCGGGCAGTGTCGTCAGTATCGGAGGAACGGTCGCGGCCAGCGAAAGTGCGTACGTAGGCAGCTTCAATGTCGTCAGCGTCAAAACCAGCGCACCCTACAACTTCACCTATAACATTCAGACAAGCCCCGGAAATGCCACGAACTGCACCGATTCCTCCTCGGGCATGACCGCATCGGCGCAGGGCGTCGCCAAGGACGCGCTGATCAACTGGGTGCGCGGCAGCGACAACGTCGGCGACGAGCCCAGCCCCGGCGGCGGCATCACGATCCGCCCGTCGGTGCACGGCGATGTATTGCACTCGCGCCCGGCCGTCATCAACTACGGCGGCTCGACCGGCGTCGTCGTCTTCTATGGCGCCAACGACGGCATGTTCCGCGCCATCAACGGCAATCAGCCGCCAGCCACCAACACTTCGCCCGCGCCGATGGGCTCTTGCGTCTTGCCCGGCAACAGCACGTGCGCCATCGGGGGCACTCCTCCGGGCGGGGAGCTGTGGAGCTTCGTGCCGTCCGAGTTTTACCCCAAGCTTCAGCGGCTCTATAACAACAGCCCCGTCGTGAAGCTCGCCACCACGCCCGCCGGCCTCGTTCCGACGCCGCAGCCCAAGGACTACTTCTTCGACGGCACGCCGGGCGTATATCAGAACCAGGCGACCGGCAAGGCCTACATTTTCCTGTCCGCGCGCCGTGGTGGGCAGTTGCTCTACGCCCTGGATGTGAGCGACCCCACCAAACCGAAATTCATGTGGAAGCACACCAACGCGGACCCGGGCTTCTCCGAGCTCGGGCAGACCTGGTCGCAACCCAAGGTGGCCCTCATCAAAGGCAACGCCAATCCCGTGCTGATCTTCGGCGCCGGGTACGACCCCAACGAGGACGCCGAGTCGCCGAATACCGATACCATGGGCCGCGGCATCTTCATCCTCGATGCTGTGACCGGCCAATTGTTGTGGAGGGCGGGGCCGGGAGGCAGTTCCAACACATGCAATGTGAATCCCTGCCAGCTTCAGAGCATGACCTATGCCATGCCGGCCGACATCACCCTGGTCGACCGCAACTTCGACGGCTACATCGACCGGCTCTATGCCGCCGATGTCGGCGGCAACATCTGGCGCGTGGACCTCGAACCCGTGTCGGGATCCACTGATCTTGGCGATGCACGGGTTACGCTGCTCGCGGCCCTGGGTGGGACGGGCACCACCAAACGCAAGATGTTTTTCCCGCCTGACGTCGTTCTGACGAAAAACTACGACGCGGTCGTCGCAAGCACCGGGGATCGCGAGCACCCCCTGTACATTCAGCAGGCCCAAAGCATCGTGAACCGCTTCTACATGATCAAGGACACAAATGTCGGCATGAGCGCCGCGGGCTGGACCACCGTGCACGACGACACCAGCAGCACGGCCAACGCCCAGCCACCCATGCTGTTCAATGCCACATCAACGCCTTACAACCAGACCCTCAGCGGCTTCTACATCACCTTGCTGGGGGCGGGGGAAAAAGGCGTGAACGCACCACAGGCGTTCGCCGGTACGGTCTACTTCGGCACGAACACACCTACCGCCCCCAGCACCACCAGTTGCCAGGGCAATCTCGGCACGGCGCTTGCCTATGCGGTGAACTTGTTCAGCGGGCAATCAAGTTCGGTCAAATTCGCTGGCGGAGGGCTGGCTCCTTCACCAGTATTCGGCGTCGTCACGGTAAACGTCGATGGCAAGCCGCGGCAGCTTCCTTTCATGATTGGCAGCGGGGCGGGTTCGAACGCCGCCGACCAGCAATCGAGCCTTGGCGCGACAAAGCCGGTTATTCCCGTCAATGTTAAGAAGAAAAGAACCTACTGGTATCGGGACATCGATCGTTGA
- a CDS encoding c-type cytochrome, giving the protein MGALLLAIGATSAVAQDSGSATRGQALYESRCGACHSVDANRVGPMHKGVLGRVSGSAAGYDYSPALAQSHFVWTREKLLLWLKNPEGLVPGQKMNYQVDNAQDRADLVAYLATLK; this is encoded by the coding sequence ATGGGCGCGCTGCTGCTCGCCATCGGCGCCACGTCTGCCGTGGCGCAGGACAGCGGTTCGGCCACGCGCGGCCAGGCCTTGTACGAGTCCCGCTGCGGTGCCTGCCACAGCGTGGACGCCAACCGCGTGGGCCCCATGCACAAGGGCGTGCTGGGGCGCGTGTCCGGCAGCGCGGCGGGCTACGACTACTCGCCAGCACTGGCGCAAAGTCATTTCGTCTGGACGCGCGAGAAGCTGCTGCTCTGGCTGAAGAATCCCGAAGGCCTGGTGCCGGGCCAGAAGATGAACTACCAGGTGGACAACGCCCAGGACCGCGCCGATCTGGTGGCCTACCTGGCCACCTTGAAATAG